AACATTTGAGGTTTGTATCTTCTCAAGTTGTGTGTGCAATGATCATAGTTAGTTGTGGATGCAAGTATAAACATCTGCACCTGAGTTGAGTTTAGCAAAGAAGAAGATTCTTTACATCAGAAACATCGGCAAATTCTTGACTTGCGTGGTCTAAGGTTATAAAAAAATTCACTTGTACAATTTCATCTAATATCGAATTTAAATAATTAGAATAGCCATCCTTGGTTGACGAATCAAGTCAAAAAGCTAGCCCTCGAAACCAGACAAGAGGCAAGCAGGTTTTATCTAAACTCTTATGAACTCTATTAAACTCCCTTCATCTACTTTATTGTCTTAAGTATCGAAGGGGTCAGGTTAGGACATCCCTCAATACTAATCGCTTATACAGAGCACCTCAGGGTGATCATAGGCTGATCGCTTATACGCTTCTAGGCAAGGCTAAGGTACACCTTGGGATGATCTCAAGTTTCCTTCAATAGATAAGTCCCTCCTCAAGATGATCACAGGTCAGTCGTTGAGAACTTGCAATACTTTGGGAGTCCACCTATTAGCTCGGTTGCCCTCTCGGGTCGCACTCCAGCTCAAGCATGGGCCCCTAGGATAGATATGTACCTTCGGGATCAAATCAGGTTGTGTTGACTCCTCGATCAATAGTACCAAGGTAACAATATTTTAACATTAGCGCTAGAAAGAGGGCCACGAGCAATTATAAGGATATTTAGTCCCATATTAGTTGACGAATAGAAGAACCAAAGCTTATAAGTCCGTCGGATCActgatacaattttttttttgctaaatcTCTTCGTTTTTGCTCCCAAAAGATTGCCATATATATTATAGACCTTCCATATCAATATATCAGTGTATGTTTAATTGGTGATTATAAGATTGGCAAGTCATTATGAGAAGAATTTTTCTAAGTATAAAAAATATGGTTATGTTGCTCTCATGTAAAAAACTTTAATGTTAGAatcgaaataaatcaaataataatatataaatagcacatctttcgatgtcatttaaaaaatctttatttgattTACAAATGTGTTATCGTCAaatctaaaaatataatgatgtggATCACCGAGAACTAAATCTATAATCTTCATTTCTAATGTTTCAGTTTCTTTAGTAATTATCATGTAATTATCAAAGTGGTGATAAGGTTCTCGACACTTACTGtttctatattttatttttaatcaccAAATGTTTTATCTCAATATGCTTGAAACTATTAGATACTTATCATTCAGAGAATAAAACTACAGGAGTATTATTACAAAATATCTTTAATGATCTATAATTGAGTTGACCACACTAAGttttgaaataaaattttgtaATCATAATGCTTGATTTATAGTTTCAAAATATGTTACAAATTCAACTTTCATTATTGATGATGTAATAAataattactttatattttttaaaaaattatccctTTAGCTAATATGAATATTAATCCTAAGCTATGGATGTAATTTGTAAAATCAATATACCAATATACCATTACATCAAGCTAATCTGAGTTTTTTTATGTGAGCATATAgtattttgttattttctttgcTTATTTTTGTAGTGTCTGATTGTCAGAACTAAAACTAGTATGTcagcactatatatatatatatagtatgattCTCTTATGGTACTGAGGCCTTAAGTATGATTTTAATTTGAGAGTAGTGCATAAAATAATTAATGTCCTAATTTGAGGTacttagaattttttattttctaaaaaggaGTTCAATTCGAGTTAATTAACCCCCTTAGGGATATGATTATGCTATAGCTTTTTGACatattttaaaagattttcaTAGGGTTCAACGAGatttagaattgagtaaatacCATCTTTGTACACGAGGTTTATAAGTTCAGATAGTCACAACCTAGTTTCAACATAATAGAATAGATATTAGTAATTAAATTACGAGGATAGTTTAGCTTCCAAATTATTCTATTTTAAGCTAAAATTTAATATGTttttagttttatatatttttatatttttataaaatttcataataattcaaGATCATTTGGACagttaaaataatcaaataaaattttttcaCAAAATCATGCGATAGTTTGATTGATACTAACTAATTCATTTTTTATTAGAGTgaattatcaaaaaattaatgATGAAATTTAGATGAATTTTTAGGTTaagtaaaatttattttataagggattattaaatttttctatgaattattaCTATGAATTACTATAAATCAATAATTTGAGAGACAATATTTCTTAATTAAGACATACGATGATCCCATGCTctcaaaatttaatatatatatatatatatattgctcccTAGCATATTCGATTATTAAGGGGTCTGATCAATCATAGCATATTTGTTCTTAATTTTAATTATAAGAGGTGAGATCAAGTCTAGCACCAAATTAGTGTTTGAATCCAATCATACCTCTCTGCCGATCTAGCATTATAGAGATGATGATACAGCCAATTTATCGAGGATACAAAATGAATCTAAAAATGGACCGTTCTCGAAAACGCTTGCTTCACCAGAAATAATATATAGGAAAAGAAAACATGAGGAACAGTAAATGTTGCAGCAAGATGAAGCTATTTATTCTCATCACCATTAACAAAGCCTCACAAGATAAACGAAAGCCAATGATTTGTCGATCTGCTTCAGTTTATTAGTGGAGACTCGATGAAACTAAGGACACTTGTCTTCTATCATCcatcatatatgtataaatatgtaataATCCATACATAACTATTGTCTTCATAATTAAGAGCCAACCTGAAGTGATAACACAGAGCACATGCCATTACCATATTACTAGTCTCACGTACCAATATGCTGCAGCGAAGGGAAGATAACGTTCGATGTAATACATACGGACTACATACTGCACAGAAGGGGGGAAACGCGTGAAGGCAGCAAACGCTCAGCAGTAGGCGACGCACCGCTTCTTGCAGTCGATGGTGCAccctccaccaccgccgccgcctccgtaGCCCTTGCCGGACCGGCTGAAGGAGGAGAAACACTTCGCGGGGCACGTCACCCGCTTCTTGTAGCAGGGACCCTTGTCGGAGCACACGACGGAGGGCCGCACCACCCCGCCGCGCGCGTGCCCGCCGGAGGGACCGCCGAAGCCCGCGCCCCACCCGCCACCGAACCCGGGGACGTTGAACCCGCCGCCGGGGCCAAAGAACCCGCCCGGATCGGAGCCGAACCCAGGGATGCCcgctccgccaccgccgccgccaccgtggCCCTTGCCCTTGGCTAGCTCCGCGTCCAGGTCGCGTGCAGCAGAGCAGAACGTGGCGGCGGCAGCgaggaagagaagggagaagagaAGGCTAGTTTTCTTCATGgttcacacacacactctctctctctctctcggctttTCTACTATATATTTGTGGTTTTAGCTTGGCTATGGAATCTGATACGGGAGTTCATGTTCTAGAGTAGAAAGCGATGGTTTAtagtgggggagagagagagagagagagagagagagagagagaatgttgAATGCGCATTCGAAGGAAGAACTGTTGTTGACATTGACAAAGATCTACTATGGTTCAGACATGTAAATCTATCTCACAATGGCattactttgtctttaatattataagtatatatattgcaatttttaaagatatatatatatatatatatataagtactaTAATTTTAATAGGGAGCAACCACTTAAGCTTGATTATTTTTGTGTCCCACTGATCACAGAGATTATCTTATAAATCTTTTATGGTACACTGCAAACCTACTATTCCTTTCCCCCACACGCCCTCCCTATGAATAAAACAACTGATTGGCAATCTACTATTCCTCTCACTTTATGTATGTGCATGCGAATCTAGAAAGTAGATCGACCATTGTTTTGTTGAAAGCAAGCACCCAATGGTACTTGAAGGAGCTCGGTGTCACACAATCTATGTGCTGTTCGACAAGAACCGGTTAGTCAAAGTTATATGGCTTAAGCTTATTAGGCTTATAGATTAAGCCTAATCTATAAGCTTAAGCTTGTGTGATAGGTATCTGAATGAACTCAATTTATGTGCTGTTCTACAAGAACCGGTATCACACAATCTATGTTCTGTTCTACAAGAACCGGTATCACACAATCTATGTGCTGTTCTACAAGAACCGGTATCACACAATTTAGTCCACAGCCTAATTAATCTCGATATATAGGTATGTGGATGAACTCAATAGCTTAAGCTTATTAGGCTGTGGACTAAATTCAATATATAGTCGGTTGACTCTTCTAGTCGTTAGTAACGTAAGATTATTATTTAATCATCTATGAAATATTATCCTAACaattaatttattatcatgaataAGCGACCATTAAAtaattttcataatattttttacgtacaatataaataataaaattatattggtTGATTTTTTTTCTCGTGTAATTTGGCCAACCATGCCAAGCAGtaatcctctccctcttcctcttcctcttcctcttcctcgagtGGAGAGACAACTTTGTCTACTTTCTTTCTAATTTGTTGACTTACTTTTTTTCCTTTGGATTCCATGTAAAATATAGACCTCATCTCCAAGTGTTTGTCAAAAAGACACATCCAATCTTGCAATGCTTTTGTGATgcctttctttcttcttgaattgtggtgGTTGGGAATCAACCACCCACATCTAATTCCAGGCTGCCACACCTTGCTGTATCCCACCCATTCTCACTTCACAAGTGGATGACAGAAAGAGGGACACAGATTAAAGGTGTTCACATTCTTGCCAGGACTAGTTGATCACTGGTCTCATAAATGCATCATGATCCCCTCTTCCTATCCATCCCAATTAAGATCTATATCTGCCCAAAGAAAAATGAATATAATTGCACCCTTTTTTTTGGTATATTACATTGCCATCCATGTAGTATTTGTTTCATTTTTTTCGTGGTTCTGCTGCTACATGCAATGCTCAAGGCTGGTTTATGAGGGAGGATAACAAATTGGACAACACTGATTCAAGCAGCAGATAGGAAGGATCATGGAATGCTTTTAACACATTTGTTGCCTTATAATTGTGATAGTATGAATATTAGCAAATTGTAAGAGGAATTCTTAAGTAGAGCAGATAGGTCTATAACTTTGTGTTTCATTGCCAAACCCAAGGGAAACTTTTCGGAGATGTTCGATCTTCTCATGTCGTAAGGAATATAAATGAAAGTACCAGATAGAGAATATAACTTCGTGTTTCATTACCGTCCATCGGTTTGATGTTTGCTTTTCCTTCTCCACTAAGCCTGAAAGTGCTGATGGAGTCATTCTCTCTGCTTCCACAGATGGCCTTGTCTGATGGACCTGACAAATAGATTTGCAGCCCAATCCTATGCCTTAACACATCTCAACAAAGTTCTTATACTTACGGAGGGTCGATGCCTATATCTTTGGTATCTGGTGTAAAGCTCAAGATACGCTGAGGCACTACGCCCTCGCAGACTGCGGTTCTTTGCTTGGTCGACACATGAAGGCATCCTCCATACTGTGGTAATGCAGAAGATATCAGTGATCACATCCTTGCTGCATGTCTACTTGCAGTTTTTTATTGGCTGGTCTGCGCTGCTCTCCATGCGGGAGGCGCAGAGCCCTGACAGAATGCAGCATGGCGAGGTTGGCTTCTTCTTGGATGGGATCTTTTGCCTGGAGAAGCTTATCGTCTTCGGCTATTAAGAGATTTCACGTGTTTAGCAGATATGCATGTGAGATGTAGTAGTATTCGATGCGTGTGTATGTATATTTTGAACCCGTCGACCTCTACTTTTGCTGTCCTTTCCACCTCGATCTCTGTAAGCTTAGCTGCCCTCTTTCCTCCGACGAATTATAAAACCGAGCACTATTGGGGACGGCACGATGACCGGAACAAGTCCTCGACGTTGACGAAGTCAAACCTCGAGGGTGCAGCAACGGTGTCTCGGCCACGCGACCAACCACGGAAAGGTCTCTTTCCGTTGGATGTAAGCCATGGGTCCCGCGAACAATAAGCCACCTGTCGCGTCCATGTTGAACTCCTCCTTGTGAGGGACCCACGGCGACGTCATCGATGCCCGTCAACTGGGTACGATTTTAGAGCAGAGGAAGAAGCACCGAAGTCGCGTCGCTGCAGCTATTAATGGCTGTTCTCGCCGCTTCGGTTGAGCCATTCACTATTACAAGTAAACATCCACTCCTGTTCAATGTCCTCATTCCCTCTTCTTCTCGGTAGCTCTTTGAGATGGCTGGTTCTAGGACGAAATGCATCGACTTCCTCCTCAGTATCCTTCTGCTAACCCTAGTTTTGAGTCAGTATCTTCTGCACATGTTGTAAGATTTAGACTGATTCTTCGGTGACTGGTTGAAACATTGGCGAGTTTTGTGGGTGTCAGATGATGTTGGAAAGGCATCAGCCAAAGCTGAAGATGATGGAAGAGGGCGAGAGCTCGAGGAATATTCCATTCGCCGCCTGACAGGGTCATGGACCCAAAGCTGGAGGAGGCTGTATCTTCCACCACCGCCTGCCGGAAACACGTTCAAGGCACAAGTTGTCCCTTCGCCCCCTCCGCCGTCGCTTGAACGGAGGCCAGAAGCGCCACCACCTTCAGCTATGGCATGATGAGCGCCCACTCTGACTCTGATATGTTCATCAGCCTCGTTGCACTCCTGCACAATCCTCTTTTGGACAAATAGACATGGATGCATGCATGTTTCATAAGTGATTCTAAAGCATCATAGCAGCCAAGTAGATGCTCTAAATCACTCTTTCCTCATGATAATATCACGATACTAAGCTTTCGTCTACAAGTTGGCTCCTCTTTCGTGCTGGGATTCTTGATTTGACTTATATAAATTTCAAGAGTATCCCAAGAAATTCTTCCATGGATATTTCTCATGCTGCAAACGTTTCGCTTTTACAAGACTATGACCTCGACGGAAAAAGAAATCTAGGTTTCAGTACTATAAGGCACGCATAGTCAAAAATAATTAGGTGCCGGTCCTTTTCTTGCTCGTCACAACATGGTTGTCACATCGCTTTCAGCGCCATTAGATACATGTTGAATCAGACTGTCTTCCATCGACATGCTTCACAAGTTGTCCATTCCCTACAGGAATTTTGAAGGTGACAATTCACCGAACTCTGTTTTGAGTCACTTGTTTTTATTCCCTTTCTCTTCCTGAAGTATATAATGCATGCCATATTGAAGACTTCAATCGTCGTACTCAACCTTGGTTGTCGACTTatgaaggaggaaagattttggcAGCTCGTCTGGTCAAGTGATTGGAGGTGTTGGTGATTGGGATGGATCTTTCCATTCCAGCATTTTAATCGTCTTACTCTTAAGGAAGCACTCTTTTGGACCGAATTCTTGATGTTAAAGAATAATGTATCCTTCCAATTCGTTCGATGATCTTTTGATCTTACAAAGATCATCTGATGCACCTACATAATTAGGCTCACAGAATAATTGCCATTCTGGATTTCATGAATATATACATCAGCCAAAGTACATGAACCTACTTCTTTTACTCATCATCTGATTTATCTGAATTGAAATTTAGTTAACACCATACAATTAGGTTCAGCATAGATGCTTATAAACAGCATGACAtacctaattatatgcaaacaggAGGAGAAAAGAATCAGGTCCTCATTTTAGAAACGAAAGAAAGCTCCTCTGAAGACATTATTTTCTTCAGTGACATGTATCTGTTGCAAGggtttctaataataataataataataaagagagTAAAAGAGTGAAGTATTCAGCATCCCATGTTTATCTTGCTTTCGTAAACATCAAACACCTGTCCCTTCTCGCTCTAGAAGAGTGGAGATTCCATGGAAAACGTGGAGTATGCCTTCGAAGGATGCTTAAAGATAAACTACTGTTCCTATAATAAACTCACCTAAAGGACAGCAGATTGATCCAACGTGCTTCGGATCGGTACTTTTCGTTCATGTCTCCTTCCCTCTAGTACTGCAATGGCAGCTAGTTTACAGTGCTCCGTTTTGCAACGGTGTGGTTGGCATGCCTTCTAGCAGGGAAAAGAGAGGCCTCGGTACCGAAAGCAAGTTCTTTCTAATCCTCAGAAACTAAAGCAAATCGTTTCGGTGATGTCCTCGCATCTTTCATGTTGATCTCGTGTGAGTAATGGAATCTTTCTGTGTTAATTATGAGACTTCTTCTTGTGTAGCTTTATGGTGTCCCTGCGAGGTGCAGTTTTCAGGTTAAGATAAAAGTTGGAATCGActcattttcttttacttttttttttggtgaatgaATTAAGATAAATATATAGGAATATTAGGCAATTTTATTCGGCTTAATTCACTCCTGGGTTTGATGATAACTATCATGAGTTTTGGATGACAGACGACGCATGAGAGGGCGATCTCTGCAGTACACCTTGTGCAGCAAcaatcgctctctctctctctctctccccgtcaGTAGCTCTTTGGAGTATAAAGAGGACTTGAGAACCTAGCTTCATCAGTGAGGGGACAAGAAGCACCATAGGTAGATTAGAAAATGTGTAGAAGGATTAGTGCACGGGTTTGTCCAAATAATTGCTAAACGAAGTGTTCATGTTGCTGGCGAAACATAGTCGTCGGATGATCTATAGATCATTTTGGAAAATAGAAAGATATTAGAGTAACATAAGCAAGCTTACTTTCTCGGCTATTACGTAGTCAAAATTTGGTGCTTATGCCTTACTTAGCCGTCGGTCGAATCCGAGCCCTTCTTACCCAAGACTCACGAATCACGACGCGCTAAAACCTTCCTTTCCCCATGACCCACTGTGCGCATCATGACATGCGAATGACACCCGCATCAGTACTCAGCCCCACCCACCGCCCACCACGTCACATTCCCTGCACCAATCCTCTGGGTCACCTTCCTTTTGGCCTTTTAAATCTCGACCCACGCATCTGCCTTTCTTCCCTTTTCTCGCTcgttctctctctcctctcctcttgctGCTGTTGTTAGCACCCGTCGGTTGCCGAGATCACGATGGTGCCGCTCGTAAACCAAGCGTCCGTGCTCGTCGGCTTCAGGCCATCGTGGTCTGGTCCAGCGGAGCCCGAGCAGAACCTATCGGCCGTCTCCCCGGACGAGCGGCGGCGGCTCCGCCGCATGATCTCCAACCGCGAGTCCGCCCGCCGCTCCCGAGCGCGGAAGCAACGCCACCTAGAGGAACTCCGCGGCCAGGCGGGCCGACTCCGGTCCCAGAACCACGAGCTAGCGGACCGCCTCGGCGGCCTCGCTCGCCGCTGTCTCCTTCTCCGACAGGACAACGACCGCCTCCGCGCCGAGGCCTCCGCCCTGTGCCGGCGGCTCGCGGATCTCCGCCGCGAGGTGGCCCTCTGCCAGTTTCACCGCCTGGTTGCGCCGCCTCCTCTCGGCGCCCACCACGAGCTAGCTTGGGCATCGTTGATTGTCTAAGCCGTACGATGAAGCATTTGCATGAGGAGCCGGCATCGATTTCCcggttctttttcttcttcagtgGCTAGCAGAGGGCGATGTCTTCCCTTCTCAAGGAACGATGAGAGTTGCTTCCACTAAATTTAATTTacttcatcctcctcctcctcctgttccTAGAAATCAAATCATATCGCCATTAAGCCGAAGTGAAACTCCAAAATCACATCACGAGTGGACCGGCGACGTACTTGACgaactttcttttttctttttttttaatgctgGAAGTCAACGACGGGGCCCGCATCGACGAGCACAACTTACTCTCACGCCGGAGGTGGATGGTGCCGTAACGAGGTAGAGCGGCTTCCCGTTGGCTAAACGACGTGGGTCCCACATCAACTGTAGCCTCGCATGGCCCCGCATGAACGAAGCCCACCTCACTCTTTCGCCGCAGTGGCTGATCCCCGTGCCACCCGACGCAGCAGAGCGGCCTCCCCGGCCGGGAAGGCCATCCCCGCGTTGGGTGGTGGTTGATCATACGTCATGGCGGACAATAATTAATCAGTTCTATCTggtgatataataataataataataataataataataataataataataataataaattattactgAATGGATTGCTTCACAATCCAACTTTGGTTTTTTGTTGATCGGCCATCGCAATTGCCACGTCGAAAGAAGAGGAGCATGCCAAATTGTAAATTGAGCTACTCGGCACCATGTTTGTCTTCGATGGTGGTGAAAGCAAtgtccattttccacttgaagtcgACATTTTTGGCAGTTTAGAGACCAGTCTAGCTTATTGATGTGATTAAAGTTGGGGTTCTGATATGAATCCCCCTTCTCGTTCCCATTTCATGGCTCCTATCGTAGCATAAGTCGCAACAGTTCCGATGACTCGATTAACCCACCGTCGTTTAACCGATCATCTCACTTGAATCTAGTAGTATTTTCACtcattaaaaaataacataatatataATATTCTTCGATATGAGAATGAATGAATGATGACGTGTGGAAGATTATTGATACATCATCAATGCGATCGACTTATTATCCTCCCTGAGCCAAGTCGATGGCATGGAATCAGACGTGTCAGTGCAACATAACACTCTCTTTCGGATGACCTGTTGTGAAGCCAACAATGAATGAATGCCGAGTCTGAAGGATAGATATTAAGTTGATGGCAAGAAATCAGACGTGTCACAGATTGATTCGGTCGAACTTTGTGTTACCAGATGACCCGTCAAAGATTAATGTGTGAAAATAATTCGGTGATGTATTATTCACTGCAGGTTTACATCAGCAAGTGTTTTGCTGTCTCTGTGCATCAAAAAGTGGCTTCTTTTGCTACACTCGCTTCTTGCTGAAGTTGTTCTTTCTGCTTCCAATGATAGTTCTTGTTGCTTGTCTCGAAAAAGAACCATTTAATTCACAAGTGTTCCAACATGTATCAGAAGAGAAGTTCCTCTTGTCCAAGCTttgaagtctttagcaagttgtgggaaaaaaagaaagatcatCTTTTTGACATAAGAGCAGAGTCCATCTTAATGAGATCTCCTTGATCTATTATTATACTTTTGCAATCCATTAAGATTTCTATATCCTGTTTTCTCTATATTCTATTTCCTCAAGTCGAACCGCATTTGAATACAATCTTCAAGAAGCCTGGTGGTTGGGCAGTGACACACACAAAAGTCAATTGCCATCTTCCATGGCTAGACTCGAACAAGTAATACACAACAATCCACATGGTTTTTGGATGTTGGTGTTAACAATGGTTCTTTCGTTTTCTGATCTATCTATACAGAATATAATTCCCAAAAGAATTCCtggatgtgtatatatatatatatatgtgtgagctATAATTTCCATATTTCTGGTGGATGATCAAATAAGATACCGCTACCTAATGGCGGTGGCATAGCCCAGCTATGTTTGAGGGGACAAAGCAATTAACTTTCTAGCATTAATTAGCTAATGGGTTTTGCTTCTAATAATAGTTCTTGTGGAACTGAGATGGTCTGCTTGGTGGTGGCCACGTTGTCAAACTTGTAGATACGCAAAAGCTTCGAGAAGCCAAGCAGCACAGGTATATGCTATGAGAAATGTTGCTATCAGAAGCAACTTCAACTCAACAATCATCATTGCCCTTCAATATCCGATGAGCAGCTATATACCTGAGCATGTCAATGGTGAATCCACTGTGAACTCATGAAAAGAAGCTCGACTTGACAAAGAAAGATATCTCACGACTTTCATCATGCAGAGGTTTTGATCTATCATGACTTCCGGAAACTTTGTTCTTGCAAGTACAGATTCAGGGTATCCTTGGATGATCAATATGTTGGCCGCTTTAGGGTCGTGTTGTATCCCAAGTAGTTCTTTTTAGCTGCTCCTCCACTTTTTGGTTGACCAACACGAGGATCGGtcattgaagtatgcaagctgatCGTGCACCTCCTTGCTCATTCTCTTCATTGATCGTCTTCTAACCTTTGTTGAAAGATTGGAGATTCAAAATATATATGAAGAAAGGTTGAAGGCAGAAACAGTAGTATCTGGGAGAAATGCTATCGAGACCTTCAACAAGACTCACCCCATGACATGCGTAGGAGGAGAAGCCAAGCCAAGCcaagccaccaccaccaccaccatcacccaAACACAAATCCCAACAACAAATCAGTTCAATCTTTCCTACCCCACACTCTCTTGTCATGGACACATGGTTGCTCCTACAACCCAACAACAAGGTATGGACAAAGGAACAGGTGGGGACAATCGATACTTGCCAAAACTCT
This DNA window, taken from Musa acuminata AAA Group cultivar baxijiao chromosome BXJ3-7, Cavendish_Baxijiao_AAA, whole genome shotgun sequence, encodes the following:
- the LOC135642201 gene encoding ocs element-binding factor 1-like — its product is MVPLVNQASVLVGFRPSWSGPAEPEQNLSAVSPDERRRLRRMISNRESARRSRARKQRHLEELRGQAGRLRSQNHELADRLGGLARRCLLLRQDNDRLRAEASALCRRLADLRREVALCQFHRLVAPPPLGAHHELAWASLIV
- the LOC103990987 gene encoding putative glycine-rich cell wall structural protein 1, yielding MKKTSLLFSLLFLAAAATFCSAARDLDAELAKGKGHGGGGGGGAGIPGFGSDPGGFFGPGGGFNVPGFGGGWGAGFGGPSGGHARGGVVRPSVVCSDKGPCYKKRVTCPAKCFSSFSRSGKGYGGGGGGGGCTIDCKKRCVAYC